The window AAACAGTGATATTGACCTTTGCTTGATTATAGATACATCTGATAAAAGAAAGCTTGTTCAAGAAATGCTACTAAATTTAGACTACTCAAGAGATGTTGACATTATAGTGTACACGCCTGAAGAGTGGGAAAGGCTTAAAAACGACACAACAACATTTGCAAATTTAATCTACACAACAGGAGTGAAGCTTCTTGGTAGATTCTAACTGCTATTTTTAAAATAAAGCCACATAATTATGGCATCATCAGGTGGATTTGTATAGTAGTTTTTGCGAAGGCCTGCCTCTTTGAATCCAAAGCTTTTGTAAAGCGAAATTGCAGGGATGTTTTTGCTTCTTACCTCAAGTGTAAGGCCAATTAAACCATTTTCTTTTGCATACGAGATCAGGGCACAAAGGAGTGCTTTGCCAATGCCCTGCCTTCGCTTTTCCGGGTGCACTGCAACGTTTGTAATGTGTCCTTCATCAACTATATGGTGCATGCCGGCAAAGCCCCACACTTTTGAGTCCTCTTCGTATACAAAATAGATAGCATAATCATTTTCGATTTCTGCTAAAAAACTTTCTTTGCTCCACGGCACAGAAAAAGAAAGCTTTTCTATCTCATAAACACTGTCAACATCTTCCTTTGTCATCCCTCTGATAATACCTTTTTGGGTCATTCTCATTTCCCTTCTGCATACGATTTTTTGAGGTACAGCGGGACAAGTTCAAAGTGAGAAAGTAACTTGCCTTTTTCTGCAAGTTTTTTTGCTACAATTGCCACATTTGAAGCTCTTTGATACTGCAAAAACTTTGGCGCTAATCTAAAAGATGAAAAGTCATATACATCTAACCCCTCGCCAAGAAGAATAGGGTTGTATTTTTCGGCCATTTCTTTTGCTCTATCAATATCATAAACTGAGGTTTCTTCATAAGTCACAAGCTCTCCAGCTTCAAACCTGAAAACCCCTGCAAATACTTTCTGAGACTTTGCATCCAAAATCGGCATCAAAAAATCTGATGATGAATAAAAGTTGTAACAAAGTGCTTCTAAAGTGTTTACACCAATGCAAGGTTTGTTTAGAGCAAAACAAAACCCTTTTATGGTTGAAACACCGATTCTGAGCCCTGTAAAAGAACCAGGGCCTACTGAGGCCGCAAACAGGTCTATGTCAGAGATGTCAATTGAAGCATTTTTGAGTGCCATGTCAATTAAGTCAATTAACATAACAGAGTGAACAAGCTTTGTGTTAAGAGTTATCTCTGAGACAATCTTCTCACCGTCAAGTATACAGGCACTTGCAACCTTGCCCGATGTCTCAATCCCCAAAATCTTCATCCTTTTCAACCACATCCTCTATCCTTTTGTATCTGTCTCCTATACCTTCTAAAATAATTTTTCGAACATTGCTATCAAGCTTTTCAATGACAATTCTAAGACACTCTTTTGGATAAAGTCTTTTTAGTTTGTCTGCCCACTCTATTAAAGTTACCCCATCATTATAAAAATACTCTTCATAGCCTATATCCTCAAGTTCATCCTCTTCTATTCTGTATATGTCAAAATGATATACCGGCAATTTTCCTTCGTAAATGTGAAATATAGTAAAGGTTGGGCTGGAAATATCGTCTATCGAAAAAGCCCTTGCAATACCTCTTACCAGAGCAGTCTTACCACTGCCAAGATCACCTTGCAACGTCACAATTGCACCTTTAAAAAGGTTTTCGCCTATTTTATAGCCAATTGAAATTGTCTCATCATATGAGTATGAAATTAGTTCTTTCATAGTCATTTACATCCTTTGGAAATTTTTGTTGCCATTATACTCAAAATATTATTTTCTCTTATAAACAACTTGTCCGTTTATAAGTACATATTCCACCTCAGAGAAAAGCTCAAATGGATGGCCGCTATAAATAACAATATCTGCATCCTTGCCCTCTTTTATGCTTCCTACCCTGCTGTCAACCCCTAAAATCTTTGCAGGGTTTATTGTAATTGCCTTTAAAGCTTCCAACTCGTCCATTCCACTTTTGCAAGCAAGCGCTGCGCAAAGTGTCAGGTACTTTTGCGGAATTACAGGATGGTCTGTCATGATAGCAACAAGAATGCCGTTTTTAGCTAATATTCCGGGGTTTTTAAAGTCAAGGTTTTTAAGCTCAACCTTTGACCTGTCTGTAAGGTTTGGCCCAACAATGCATGGGATGTTCTCTTCTTTCAACTCATCCACAATCAAATACCCATCTGTCACATGGTCCAAAGTCAGGTTAACATCAAATTCTTTTGCAATCCTGATAGCTGTAAAGATATCATCTGCCCTGTGCGCATGTGCCTTGAGCGGAATCTCTTTATTCAATACCTTAATCAAACTTTCGCTTTTCATATCAAACTCTGGTGGGTCTTTTTCCTCGTCTTTTTCTGCTTCAAGCTTTTTGTTTAAGTACTCTTTAGCTTTAAAAAGAGCTTCTCTTAAGATTGCAGCTGTTGCCATGCGTGTCTTAGGTGCTTGATTCTTTTCATGGTAAACACTTTTTGGATTTTCACCAAACGCAACCTTCATCGCAGCCGGCTCTTTTATAACCATCTTGTCAACTCTTTTGCCATATGTTTTTATAACACAAAACTGGCCGCCAATGACATTTGCACTCCCAGGACCTGTTGCAACGCATGTAACCCCGCCTGCTATCGCCTCTTCAAAACTTCTGTCAAATGGATTTATAGCATCAATTGCGCGAAGATGTGGTGTGACAGGGTCTGAGTCTTCATTGCCATCTGCTCCTTCAAAGCCAACAGAGTCTTCCCACATACCAATGTGAGAGTGTGCATCTATAAAGCCCGGAAAGACAAGTTTTCCAGTTGCATCTATAACCTCTGCACCATTTGCTGTGATTTTCTCATCAATTTTATGTATTTTACCATCTTTAATTAATATATCTCCTTTTTCGATTATCCCTTTTTCATCCATTGTAAAAATCTTTGCATTTTTAATAAGTATGTCCATCTATGTACCTCATCCTTTTCTATTTTATCTTACTTTGTTGCATTCATAAGATATGTCAGGTCAAACTTTGGCTTTAGCGCCAAGTGTGCATCTACACTCTTTTCAAAAAGATACACCTTGCCATAGTCTTTTGTCAATACATACACCTCTTCAAACCCGCTGGACTTTACAAGTTTTAGGTACTCAGCTGTATCCTTTACTTCTTTTGCCTTTTCCATGAATTCTGGCTTCAATCCCAAATCAAAATCAACTGTGGTGACCTCGCCTGAAAGCTTGTCAAAGCTGATATTTAGTTTTCCTGCCATAACAAAAGCCCCACCAATATAGAATTTGTATGAAACAGCATGTTCATTTTCATTGTCAAAAATATAGGATTTAGCAGTGACAAACTTTCCCAAAAGAGTTTGCATGAGCTGCTCCGCCCTGTCGTTCAAAACCTTAGTTTCTACCTTCTTGATATTGCCAGATGCTTTGAGGTTTGCTGTCATCTTGAGGATGTTTCCAAACTTATCAGCTGATATCTCTACCTTGCCATATAAACTATCTTTTTTGTACGAATATCCACCAGATGGCTCAATTTTGAATTCAGATAATGAAAATGGCAATCTTCTTTGCTGAGACGATAGCATGTTTAAAATCTTGCCAAATTTTAGCTTAACATACTCAACTGATGCCTTCTTTTGAGCATAATCTACGTAATTGTTGTACTCTTGGAGATTAAATTTATTTGGGTTTAAATTGATCTCTGGGAAGACTTTTCCTTCTACATAATCAAAGTAGAGGTCCTTTAAGGAAAGTACATTATTTAATGTTGTATATTTCAAAAAAGAATCGCTGCTGATTGCTGGTACAACCTTTATACTTTTTAAAATTTTATTCTCCTCATCTCCTTTTTTGCTGCCAGATTTAAAGTTTATACTTGAAAACCAGTTTATGTCAAACTCTAAAAGTTCTCCATTGTCTTTATTCAAAACAATCACTGCTTCATTTGACAGCACCTTTTTGTCCCCTTCAACACGGTAGAAGTTGCAGATGTATTTGTCTTTGGTTTGGGTGACATAAAGCTCAACATTTCCTTTTGTGTACGGTGCAAACTTGTACAGAAGCTTGAACGCTTTTGATTTTACATCACCAAATGAGAATTTGTTCACAACATCTGATGGTACATATTTTTTAAAGTAAACCACTGATTGGTTCTCTTTCATATAGATTTCATACTTTGACTTGCCATCTTCAAAAAGGTACTTGTACATAAAAGTCTCATCAGGAAGCTTTTCAAGCTTGATATCACTTTCAACAAGCTGAGCATTTTTAAGACCAAAGAGATTTTTGATAAAGCTTATATTGTCTTCCTGTGGTGGAACATTTTTTACTGTCAGGCTTCTTATTAAGAGAATGAGAAATAAGATTCCAAATACTAAAACTGCAATGCTGATTCCCAGCCTTCTTGTGTATATCTTTATCTTTTTCATAATTTTGCGGTTTTGAAAACCTTCCCTCGCTTTTTCAAAAGCCGATTTATTACTTTAATTGTATCATTTTGTATTCTCCCCTTCAATATATGCAAATGCGTTGTGGTTATGAATACTCTCTATGCTCTCAACAAAAACCTTGTACCACTTGATTCGCTTGTCACCGCTGATTTTGACAACAACTTCACGCAAAAGGTCTTCAACAAACCTCGGGTTCTGGTAAGCACGTTCTGTAACCCATTTTTCATCAGGTCTTTTTAAGATAGAATACAGCGGGCATGAAGCAGAAGATTCTGCTATTTCAACAAGCTCTTCAATCCACATAAAACGTCTCATTCTCACTTCAATTGTCACATATGATCTTTGGTTGTGTGCACCGTACTCAGAAATCTCTTTTGAGCACGGGCAAAGTGTGTGGACAGGAACAATTACACCTACCTTTAAATCAAACTTTTCGCCTTTTTCTGCTTCAAAGTAGCAGTCAACTTTTAAAGGTGCAAGCGTCTCGGTTACAGGTGTTCTTTTGTTTATAAAATATGGAAAATCAAAACGAACATAGGCTTTTTGAGAGTCAAGCTTTTCCTTTATTCTGTCAAGAAGCCTTTCTATTTCTTTCGGGCCTACCACATTTAGCTCATCTATTGCCTCAATAAAGCGGGACATGTGAGTGCCTCTCATGTCACCTTTTAGCTCTGCTGCTGCTGTGATTTTTGCGATGGTTGTTTGAGTCTTGTTTGCCCTGTCCATCACAACAATTGGCCAATTTAAGTCCTTTATTCCAACTTTTTGAATGGCGATTCCTCGAAGGTCTTTCTGGCTCTGAACATCAATCATCATCTTCACCCCTGTAGACTGCGCCACTGTCTTCTGTTTCCCAGACTTCAACCTCATAAAGGGTACAATTTTTCGCTTTAATTTTATCGTAGAGCCTTTGCCAAATCCACTTTGC is drawn from Caldicellulosiruptor naganoensis and contains these coding sequences:
- the rimI gene encoding ribosomal protein S18-alanine N-acetyltransferase → MTQKGIIRGMTKEDVDSVYEIEKLSFSVPWSKESFLAEIENDYAIYFVYEEDSKVWGFAGMHHIVDEGHITNVAVHPEKRRQGIGKALLCALISYAKENGLIGLTLEVRSKNIPAISLYKSFGFKEAGLRKNYYTNPPDDAIIMWLYFKNSS
- the tsaB gene encoding tRNA (adenosine(37)-N6)-threonylcarbamoyltransferase complex dimerization subunit type 1 TsaB, coding for MKILGIETSGKVASACILDGEKIVSEITLNTKLVHSVMLIDLIDMALKNASIDISDIDLFAASVGPGSFTGLRIGVSTIKGFCFALNKPCIGVNTLEALCYNFYSSSDFLMPILDAKSQKVFAGVFRFEAGELVTYEETSVYDIDRAKEMAEKYNPILLGEGLDVYDFSSFRLAPKFLQYQRASNVAIVAKKLAEKGKLLSHFELVPLYLKKSYAEGK
- the tsaE gene encoding tRNA (adenosine(37)-N6)-threonylcarbamoyltransferase complex ATPase subunit type 1 TsaE, whose product is MKELISYSYDETISIGYKIGENLFKGAIVTLQGDLGSGKTALVRGIARAFSIDDISSPTFTIFHIYEGKLPVYHFDIYRIEEDELEDIGYEEYFYNDGVTLIEWADKLKRLYPKECLRIVIEKLDSNVRKIILEGIGDRYKRIEDVVEKDEDFGD
- a CDS encoding amidohydrolase, which produces MDILIKNAKIFTMDEKGIIEKGDILIKDGKIHKIDEKITANGAEVIDATGKLVFPGFIDAHSHIGMWEDSVGFEGADGNEDSDPVTPHLRAIDAINPFDRSFEEAIAGGVTCVATGPGSANVIGGQFCVIKTYGKRVDKMVIKEPAAMKVAFGENPKSVYHEKNQAPKTRMATAAILREALFKAKEYLNKKLEAEKDEEKDPPEFDMKSESLIKVLNKEIPLKAHAHRADDIFTAIRIAKEFDVNLTLDHVTDGYLIVDELKEENIPCIVGPNLTDRSKVELKNLDFKNPGILAKNGILVAIMTDHPVIPQKYLTLCAALACKSGMDELEALKAITINPAKILGVDSRVGSIKEGKDADIVIYSGHPFELFSEVEYVLINGQVVYKRK
- the folE2 gene encoding GTP cyclohydrolase FolE2, which produces MIDVQSQKDLRGIAIQKVGIKDLNWPIVVMDRANKTQTTIAKITAAAELKGDMRGTHMSRFIEAIDELNVVGPKEIERLLDRIKEKLDSQKAYVRFDFPYFINKRTPVTETLAPLKVDCYFEAEKGEKFDLKVGVIVPVHTLCPCSKEISEYGAHNQRSYVTIEVRMRRFMWIEELVEIAESSASCPLYSILKRPDEKWVTERAYQNPRFVEDLLREVVVKISGDKRIKWYKVFVESIESIHNHNAFAYIEGENTK